Proteins from one Alkalidesulfovibrio alkalitolerans DSM 16529 genomic window:
- the dnaE gene encoding DNA polymerase III subunit alpha, which translates to MSTFVHLHCHTEYSLLDGAIRVGDLCARAIDYGMPACAITDHGNMHGALDFYLTAKKYGLKPILGCEVYVANGSRFEKKAASQREAGFHLVLLAQNLSGYKNLLKLVTSGYREGFHYKPRVDHELLAAHNEGLIALSACLAGEIPRAIIGSGMDEARRLTELYASLFPGRFYLELQSNGIAEQHTVNDRLLELAEGLSLPLVATNDCHYLNADDVNAHDVLLCIQTAAQVDDPKRMRFGTNDLYFRPPEEMEKEFAHCPEAVANTVRIAEQCEVELDLKSLHFPVYDLPEGMTLEAEFRRLSEEGLKKRLALIPAERHEEYWARLKHELDVICEMQFPAYFLIVQDFINWAKDNGIPVGPGRGSAAGSLVAYALRITNIDPLPYNLLFERFLNVERVSMPDIDIDFCERRRLEVIRDYVCKKYGDDSVAQITTFGKMKAKAAVRDVARAMGFSFAEANRIAKLIPEELKMTIDKALDKEPELKTLYETDERVHELLDVSRRLEGLCRHASVHAAGVVISDKPMVEYLPLYTGKNGEIVTQFDMKKVEKVGLVKFDFLGLRTMTVIQDTLDNIARQGKAPPDLDTLPLDDPATYELYARGDTDGVFQVESQGMRKYLMKLRPTCFEDLIAMLALYRPGPLGSGMVDQFIDRKHGRIPVEYPHPSLEETLRPTYGVMVYQEQVMKTAQVIANYSLGEGDLLRRAMGKKIAEEMAAQRERFLSGARENEISEATANEIFDLMEKFAEYGFNKSHSAAYALISYHTAWLKAHYPREFMAALMTSEIEDQDKILKYINACRDMDIRVLGPDINKSLYAFGVETLPEGGAAVRYGLGGVKNVGQEAIRDIIEHREADGPFTSMLDLCSRANLRKTTKRVLEHLVKSGALDCFGATRAAMFAGLERVHGQGNKRQKDKESGQMSLMGLLSEKPACLPGLGLSCEEQTLAEWEDEEKLRFEKDALGLYLSSHPLLAWRNEIRRLRLATLAECAEMGAETEVETAVVIAGKQERFTKKGDKMAICQVEDLTGSCEMLVFPRAFETMRELLDTDQPLKITARIAPAEEDAAEDAPKKAKLFAEKAQLLSEVQAGAEEPCRLVLSIPEERLDALAELKDILARHPGLAEIHVTLVLPEVSCHLKLDTRFRVSPGPQFQKDIDAWMKTLAASDAA; encoded by the coding sequence ATGTCCACGTTTGTCCATCTGCACTGCCACACCGAGTATTCGCTCCTCGACGGGGCGATCCGCGTCGGCGACCTCTGCGCCCGCGCCATCGACTACGGCATGCCCGCCTGCGCCATCACCGACCACGGCAACATGCACGGCGCGCTCGACTTCTACCTCACGGCCAAGAAGTATGGGCTCAAACCCATCCTGGGCTGCGAGGTCTACGTGGCCAACGGCTCGCGCTTCGAGAAGAAGGCTGCGTCGCAGCGCGAGGCGGGCTTTCACCTCGTGCTGCTGGCCCAGAACCTGAGCGGCTACAAGAACCTGCTCAAGCTCGTGACCTCGGGCTACCGCGAGGGCTTCCACTACAAGCCGCGCGTGGACCACGAGCTTCTGGCCGCGCACAACGAGGGCCTCATCGCGCTCTCCGCCTGCCTCGCGGGCGAGATCCCCAGGGCCATCATCGGCAGCGGCATGGACGAGGCCCGCCGCCTGACAGAACTCTATGCCTCGCTCTTCCCTGGCCGCTTCTACCTGGAGCTTCAGTCCAACGGCATCGCCGAGCAGCACACGGTCAACGACCGGCTCCTGGAACTGGCCGAGGGCCTCTCGCTGCCGCTGGTGGCGACCAACGATTGCCACTACCTGAACGCCGACGACGTGAACGCCCACGACGTGCTCCTGTGCATCCAGACCGCGGCCCAGGTGGACGACCCAAAGCGCATGCGCTTTGGCACCAACGACCTGTATTTCCGGCCGCCCGAGGAGATGGAGAAGGAGTTCGCCCACTGCCCCGAGGCCGTGGCCAACACCGTGCGCATCGCCGAGCAGTGCGAGGTGGAACTGGACCTGAAGAGCCTGCACTTCCCGGTCTACGACCTGCCCGAGGGCATGACCCTGGAGGCCGAATTCCGCCGCCTCTCCGAGGAAGGGCTGAAGAAGCGGCTGGCCCTGATCCCGGCCGAGCGCCACGAGGAGTATTGGGCCAGGCTCAAACACGAACTCGACGTCATCTGCGAGATGCAGTTCCCGGCCTACTTTCTGATCGTGCAGGACTTCATCAACTGGGCCAAGGACAACGGCATCCCCGTGGGGCCGGGGCGCGGCTCGGCCGCCGGAAGCCTGGTGGCCTACGCCCTGCGCATCACCAACATCGACCCCTTGCCCTACAACCTGCTCTTCGAACGCTTCCTGAACGTGGAGCGCGTCTCCATGCCGGACATCGACATCGACTTCTGCGAACGCCGCCGCCTGGAGGTCATCCGCGACTACGTCTGCAAGAAGTACGGCGACGATTCCGTGGCCCAGATCACGACCTTCGGAAAGATGAAGGCCAAGGCGGCGGTGCGCGACGTGGCCCGGGCCATGGGCTTCTCCTTCGCCGAGGCCAACCGCATCGCCAAGCTCATCCCCGAAGAGCTGAAGATGACCATCGACAAGGCCCTGGACAAGGAACCGGAGCTGAAGACGCTCTACGAGACGGACGAGCGTGTGCACGAGCTCCTGGACGTCTCGCGCCGCCTGGAGGGGCTTTGCCGCCACGCCTCGGTGCACGCGGCGGGCGTGGTCATCTCGGACAAGCCCATGGTCGAGTACCTGCCGCTGTACACGGGAAAGAACGGGGAAATCGTCACCCAGTTCGACATGAAGAAGGTGGAGAAGGTCGGCCTGGTCAAATTCGACTTTTTGGGCCTTCGGACCATGACCGTGATCCAGGACACCCTGGACAACATCGCGCGCCAGGGAAAGGCCCCGCCCGACCTGGACACCCTGCCCCTGGACGACCCCGCGACCTACGAACTGTATGCGCGCGGCGACACGGACGGCGTCTTCCAGGTGGAGTCGCAGGGCATGCGCAAATACTTGATGAAGCTGCGCCCGACCTGCTTCGAAGACCTCATCGCCATGCTCGCCCTGTACCGGCCGGGTCCGCTCGGCTCGGGCATGGTGGACCAGTTCATCGACCGCAAGCACGGCCGCATCCCGGTCGAATACCCGCACCCCTCCCTGGAGGAAACGCTTCGCCCCACCTACGGCGTCATGGTCTACCAGGAGCAGGTCATGAAGACCGCCCAGGTCATCGCCAACTACTCCCTGGGCGAGGGCGACCTCTTGCGCCGGGCCATGGGCAAAAAGATCGCCGAAGAGATGGCCGCGCAGCGCGAGCGCTTCCTTTCTGGCGCGCGCGAGAACGAAATCTCCGAGGCCACGGCCAACGAAATATTCGACCTCATGGAGAAGTTCGCGGAATACGGCTTCAACAAGTCGCACTCCGCGGCCTACGCCCTCATCTCCTACCACACGGCCTGGCTCAAGGCGCACTACCCGCGCGAGTTCATGGCCGCCCTGATGACCTCGGAAATCGAGGATCAGGACAAGATCCTCAAGTACATCAACGCCTGCCGCGACATGGACATCCGCGTGCTCGGCCCCGACATCAACAAGAGCCTGTACGCCTTCGGCGTGGAGACGCTGCCCGAGGGCGGCGCGGCCGTGCGCTACGGCCTTGGCGGCGTGAAGAACGTGGGTCAGGAGGCCATCCGCGACATCATCGAGCACCGGGAGGCGGACGGCCCCTTCACCTCCATGCTCGACCTGTGCAGCCGCGCGAACCTGCGCAAGACCACCAAGCGAGTGCTCGAACACCTCGTCAAGTCCGGCGCGCTGGACTGCTTCGGGGCCACACGCGCGGCCATGTTCGCGGGACTCGAACGGGTCCACGGCCAGGGCAACAAGCGCCAGAAGGACAAGGAATCCGGCCAGATGTCGCTAATGGGACTCTTGAGCGAGAAGCCCGCCTGCCTGCCGGGCCTCGGCCTTTCCTGCGAGGAGCAGACCCTGGCCGAATGGGAGGACGAGGAGAAGCTGCGCTTCGAGAAGGACGCGCTCGGACTCTACCTCTCCTCGCACCCGCTGCTCGCCTGGCGAAACGAGATCAGGCGGCTGCGCCTGGCCACCTTGGCCGAATGCGCGGAAATGGGGGCCGAAACAGAGGTCGAGACGGCCGTGGTCATCGCGGGCAAGCAGGAGCGCTTCACCAAGAAGGGCGACAAAATGGCCATCTGTCAGGTGGAGGACCTGACCGGCTCGTGCGAGATGCTGGTCTTTCCCCGGGCCTTCGAGACCATGCGCGAGCTTCTGGACACGGACCAGCCGCTGAAGATCACGGCCAGGATCGCCCCGGCCGAGGAGGACGCGGCCGAGGACGCGCCCAAGAAGGCCAAGCTCTTCGCGGAAAAGGCCCAACTCCTCTCCGAGGTCCAGGCCGGGGCCGAGGAGCCCTGCCGCCTCGTGCTCTCCATCCCGGAGGAACGGCTCGACGCGCTCGCGGAGCTTAAGGACATCCTGGCCCGCCACCCGGGCCTGGCCGAGATCCACGTGACCCTTGTGCTGCCCGAGGTCTCGTGCCACCTGAAACTCGACACACGTTTTCGCGTCTCGCCGGGGCCGCAGTTCCAGAAGGACATCGACGCCTGGATGAAAACCCTGGCCGCCTCCGACGCGGCCTGA
- a CDS encoding S24 family peptidase: MVLMRVMGDSMEPEIKNADVVLIDQSQRQLGHGQVFAVGVEDLVYLKIIDTLSGKLLLKSFNPAYPHRNRRQGRPRRRRQDNRPCDLGGKGTALEK; this comes from the coding sequence ATGGTCCTCATGCGAGTCATGGGCGATAGCATGGAGCCAGAGATCAAGAATGCTGACGTCGTCCTGATAGATCAAAGCCAGAGGCAGCTAGGCCACGGCCAAGTCTTCGCCGTCGGTGTCGAGGATCTCGTCTATCTAAAAATAATAGACACACTGTCTGGAAAGCTGTTGCTAAAGAGCTTCAACCCGGCCTACCCCCATAGAAATCGACGCCAAGGGCGACCTCGGCGACGGCGTCAGGATAATCGGCCATGTGATCTGGGTGGGAAGGGAACTGCGCTAGAAAAATAA
- a CDS encoding DNA alkylation repair protein — translation MNRAEEIVARLRSLGDEKNREGMARYGINTARACGVPVRVIRGLAMQVHRDHALAQDLWKTGLHEARILATVIADPARTADPLLEAWAADIDSWDLCDQFCQNLVWRTRYAWTKAEEWTDRPEEFVRRAAFVTQAVLARKEHDALPAQFLSFLPLIRRAAGDERRIVRKAVAWALKNVGQRSDDLRQAALALADELAASADKHAASVGKEAKRKIVKGK, via the coding sequence GTGAACCGCGCCGAAGAGATCGTCGCCAGACTGCGCAGCCTGGGCGACGAGAAGAACCGTGAGGGCATGGCCCGGTACGGCATCAACACCGCCCGCGCCTGCGGCGTGCCCGTGCGGGTCATCCGCGGCCTGGCCATGCAGGTGCACCGCGACCACGCCCTGGCCCAGGATCTCTGGAAGACCGGCCTGCACGAGGCCCGCATCCTGGCCACGGTCATCGCCGATCCGGCCCGGACCGCCGACCCGCTCCTGGAGGCCTGGGCCGCGGACATCGACTCCTGGGACCTCTGCGACCAGTTCTGCCAGAACCTCGTCTGGCGCACCCGCTACGCCTGGACCAAGGCCGAGGAGTGGACCGACCGGCCCGAAGAGTTCGTGCGCCGCGCCGCCTTCGTCACCCAGGCCGTCCTGGCCAGGAAGGAGCACGACGCCCTGCCCGCCCAGTTCCTCTCCTTTTTGCCCCTCATCCGCCGCGCCGCCGGGGACGAGCGCCGCATCGTGCGCAAGGCCGTGGCCTGGGCGCTGAAGAACGTCGGGCAGCGTTCGGACGACCTGCGCCAAGCCGCCCTGGCCCTGGCCGACGAGCTCGCCGCCTCGGCGGACAAGCACGCCGCGTCCGTGGGCAAGGAAGCCAAACGGAAAATCGTGAAGGGGAAATAG
- a CDS encoding aspartate/glutamate racemase family protein has product MRTLGILGGMSHESTLEYYRRLNRDVAARMGGLHSAPLLIHSFDFAGIAALLEAERWDALGETLGQAALNLARAGAQGMVIATNTMHLVADEVARVSGLPVLHIAKATGAAARRAGCSRVGLLGTRFTMETGVYADVLKADFGLSTLIPDEPDRAFVHEAIFGELVRGVFADSTRARFREIMARLAEAGAEGVILGCTEIPLLIGPDDAAMPLFDTTALHCDMAVDWMLS; this is encoded by the coding sequence ATGCGCACCCTGGGCATTCTCGGCGGCATGAGCCACGAATCCACCCTCGAATACTACCGCCGCCTGAACCGCGACGTGGCCGCGCGCATGGGCGGCCTGCACTCGGCCCCCCTGCTCATCCACTCCTTCGACTTCGCCGGGATCGCGGCCCTGCTGGAGGCGGAGCGATGGGACGCCCTGGGCGAGACGCTCGGCCAGGCAGCGCTGAACCTGGCGCGAGCCGGGGCGCAGGGCATGGTCATCGCCACCAACACCATGCACCTCGTGGCCGACGAGGTGGCCCGCGTCTCGGGCCTGCCCGTGCTGCACATCGCCAAGGCCACGGGCGCGGCCGCGCGCCGGGCCGGGTGTTCGCGCGTGGGGCTCCTTGGCACCCGCTTCACCATGGAGACGGGCGTGTACGCCGACGTCCTGAAGGCCGATTTCGGCCTCTCCACCCTGATCCCGGATGAGCCGGACCGGGCCTTCGTGCACGAGGCCATCTTCGGCGAACTCGTGCGCGGCGTCTTCGCGGACTCGACACGGGCGCGTTTTCGCGAGATCATGGCGCGGCTGGCCGAGGCCGGGGCCGAGGGCGTGATCCTCGGCTGCACCGAGATCCCGCTGCTCATCGGCCCGGACGACGCGGCCATGCCCCTGTTCGACACCACTGCCCTGCACTGCGACATGGCCGTGGACTGGATGCTGTCCTGA
- a CDS encoding nucleoside recognition domain-containing protein: protein MDIDLLWSALVLPLLRLTLAISMGLIVGNLIEALNWTHTMARLASPLIRMARLKDVSGASFSMAFFSSITANTMLAEAHDKGEMSRRELVLANLFNALPTYLLHLPTVYFLTVPYIGDAAAVYVGLSLLAAALRTLFIIALGRLTLPPIPEGCVVCRLQENGFKGFRAAFRLALKRFRTRLPKILYITVPIYVAIHFAARHGLFARLEQFMAQNVGELSWLPASALPIVIFQMASEFTAGLAAAGALITTGGLEPRFVILALLVGNILSSPMRAFRHQFPSYAGIFSPALALRLIVYNQALRVGGMIVVTYGYWLWAF, encoded by the coding sequence ATGGACATCGATCTTCTGTGGTCCGCGCTGGTCCTGCCACTGCTGCGCCTGACACTGGCCATCTCCATGGGGCTCATCGTGGGCAACCTCATCGAGGCGCTCAACTGGACCCATACCATGGCCCGCCTGGCCTCGCCGCTCATCCGCATGGCCAGACTCAAGGACGTCTCCGGCGCGAGCTTCTCCATGGCCTTCTTTTCCAGCATCACGGCCAACACCATGCTCGCCGAAGCCCACGACAAGGGCGAGATGAGCCGCCGCGAACTGGTTCTGGCGAACCTTTTCAACGCGCTGCCCACCTATCTTTTGCATCTTCCCACCGTCTACTTCCTTACCGTGCCCTATATCGGCGACGCGGCCGCAGTGTACGTGGGGCTCTCCCTGCTCGCGGCCGCGTTGCGCACCCTGTTCATCATCGCGCTCGGCCGCCTGACCCTGCCGCCCATTCCCGAGGGCTGCGTGGTCTGCCGCCTGCAAGAGAACGGCTTCAAGGGCTTTCGGGCCGCCTTTCGGCTCGCGCTCAAGCGCTTCCGTACCCGGCTGCCCAAAATCCTCTACATCACCGTGCCCATCTACGTGGCCATCCACTTCGCCGCCCGCCACGGCCTGTTCGCGCGCCTGGAGCAGTTCATGGCGCAAAACGTGGGCGAGTTGTCCTGGCTGCCCGCCTCGGCCCTGCCCATCGTCATCTTCCAGATGGCATCGGAATTCACGGCCGGGCTGGCCGCCGCCGGCGCGCTCATCACCACGGGCGGACTCGAACCGCGCTTCGTCATCCTGGCCTTGCTCGTGGGCAACATCCTCTCCTCGCCCATGCGCGCCTTCCGCCACCAGTTTCCGTCCTACGCGGGCATCTTCTCCCCGGCCCTGGCCCTTCGCCTCATCGTCTACAACCAGGCCCTGCGCGTGGGCGGCATGATCGTCGTGACCTACGGCTACTGGCTGTGGGCCTTCTGA
- the panB gene encoding 3-methyl-2-oxobutanoate hydroxymethyltransferase, giving the protein MTKPLTAPDIRAMKGRQRIVVLTAHDAPTTRLAEEGGADVVLVGDSLAMVVLGHEDTLSITMEEMLHHVKAVTRTAARALVVADMPFGSYQESPVQAVRNAVRFVSEGGARAVKIEGARHMEAVRAIIDAGVPVMGHVGLTPQRLAEIGSFTVQGKSVPAAAAILSEAKALAKAGCFSVVLECLPSPLAARVTRAVSAPTIGIGAGPDCDGQVLVSYDVLGLQERLAPRFVKRYASLAREAAAALAAYSGEVRAGTFPAPEHGYGLPGGLSEDDLDRLLEETLARDED; this is encoded by the coding sequence ATGACCAAACCCCTCACCGCTCCCGACATCCGCGCCATGAAGGGCAGACAGCGCATCGTGGTGCTCACGGCCCACGACGCCCCCACGACCCGCCTCGCCGAGGAGGGTGGCGCGGACGTCGTGCTCGTCGGCGACTCCCTGGCCATGGTCGTGCTCGGCCACGAGGATACCCTTTCCATAACCATGGAAGAGATGTTGCACCATGTGAAAGCCGTGACGCGTACGGCAGCACGCGCCCTGGTGGTCGCGGACATGCCCTTCGGCTCCTACCAGGAATCCCCGGTCCAGGCCGTGCGAAACGCCGTGCGCTTCGTCTCGGAGGGCGGCGCGCGGGCCGTGAAGATCGAGGGCGCACGCCACATGGAGGCCGTGCGCGCGATCATCGACGCCGGAGTGCCGGTCATGGGCCACGTGGGCCTCACGCCGCAGCGCCTGGCCGAGATCGGCAGCTTCACGGTCCAAGGCAAGAGTGTTCCGGCCGCGGCCGCCATCCTGTCCGAGGCCAAGGCCCTGGCCAAGGCCGGGTGCTTCTCCGTGGTCCTCGAATGCCTGCCCTCGCCCCTGGCCGCGCGCGTCACGCGCGCCGTGTCCGCGCCCACCATCGGCATCGGTGCCGGGCCGGACTGCGACGGCCAGGTTCTCGTTTCCTACGACGTGCTCGGGCTTCAGGAACGCCTCGCGCCGCGTTTCGTCAAACGCTACGCCTCCCTGGCCCGCGAGGCCGCGGCAGCGCTTGCGGCCTACTCCGGGGAGGTCCGCGCCGGGACATTCCCCGCGCCCGAGCATGGCTACGGCCTGCCCGGCGGCCTGAGTGAGGACGACCTCGACCGCCTGCTCGAGGAAACGCTCGCCCGCGACGAGGACTGA
- a CDS encoding LexA family transcriptional regulator, translating to MNFDNVLERIKKATGARTQVELASILSIRQSSISDAKRRNSVPADWYLKLYRSHGLNPDWLSDGIEPMYLKPGMAESSANFQGAAEASAAYGKTPSRSRVVNVSSMAGLVTDQGGWQPDFVSQLSIPETLHKPSILVVRVDGAGMEPLIRRGAYVGLDSDRTRVRSGEIYGIHVPHEGLVLKRVFFDADNDRFLLRSENPEHPEQSVPTSTAEDKIVGRVVWLLQEF from the coding sequence ATGAACTTCGACAACGTCCTCGAACGCATCAAGAAGGCCACCGGCGCACGTACGCAGGTGGAACTGGCCAGCATCCTTTCCATCAGGCAGTCTTCCATTTCCGACGCCAAGCGCCGCAATTCCGTGCCGGCGGACTGGTACCTGAAGCTCTACCGCAGCCACGGCCTGAATCCGGACTGGCTTTCCGACGGCATCGAGCCCATGTATCTCAAGCCCGGCATGGCCGAATCCTCGGCCAACTTCCAGGGCGCTGCCGAGGCCTCGGCGGCCTACGGCAAGACCCCCTCTCGCAGCCGCGTGGTCAACGTCTCCTCCATGGCCGGACTCGTCACGGACCAGGGCGGCTGGCAGCCCGACTTCGTGAGCCAGCTCTCCATCCCCGAGACGCTGCACAAGCCCTCCATCCTGGTGGTGCGCGTGGACGGCGCGGGCATGGAGCCGCTCATCCGCCGGGGCGCTTACGTGGGACTGGACAGCGACCGCACCCGCGTACGTTCGGGCGAGATTTACGGCATCCACGTGCCCCACGAGGGGCTCGTGCTCAAGCGCGTCTTCTTCGACGCGGACAACGACCGCTTCCTTTTGCGCAGCGAAAACCCCGAGCATCCGGAACAGTCCGTGCCCACCTCCACCGCCGAGGACAAGATTGTCGGCCGCGTGGTCTGGCTGCTCCAGGAATTCTAG
- a CDS encoding helix-turn-helix domain-containing protein gives MPRREGRAREPERRVRLLKEWMAAKGFSQRVLAEEIGVHPSMITRIFQGQRAPARRIEQLRDIGVPARLLPAPSVRPPGRPRKRRK, from the coding sequence ATGCCGCGACGAGAAGGCAGGGCGCGTGAGCCTGAACGCAGGGTCAGGCTGCTCAAGGAATGGATGGCTGCCAAGGGGTTCAGCCAAAGGGTTCTGGCCGAGGAGATCGGCGTGCATCCGTCCATGATCACCCGCATCTTTCAAGGGCAGCGCGCCCCGGCGCGGCGCATCGAGCAGTTGCGTGACATCGGCGTGCCCGCGCGCCTTCTGCCCGCGCCAAGTGTCCGTCCCCCCGGAAGGCCGCGCAAGCGCCGGAAGTAG
- a CDS encoding LexA family transcriptional regulator, with amino-acid sequence MNQAGSALRDAEEFNDIYLRVLEAAGAQTQQDLAERLGIRQSSVSDAKKKKRVPASWILSLCLEAGYNPRWLLSGEPPRRLTAPDAGDALDSSEGLTIVAVNAPTPSRGANGAWTAPETDRICIPSSYRRPGLLVFTATDDSLSPVIRRGAYVGVETRRRNIAEGDVHAVLLPEVGLVFRRVFVDIGRGALRLQGEGKGVFDLHLPLDRKDERLVGRVAWTMQEI; translated from the coding sequence ATGAATCAGGCAGGGAGCGCGTTGCGAGACGCCGAAGAGTTCAATGATATATACCTTCGCGTTCTCGAGGCTGCCGGAGCCCAGACCCAACAGGATCTGGCGGAACGCCTGGGAATTCGTCAATCCAGCGTCTCCGACGCCAAGAAAAAGAAGCGCGTACCTGCTTCCTGGATTCTCTCGCTGTGCCTGGAGGCGGGCTACAATCCGCGCTGGCTCCTGTCCGGAGAGCCTCCCCGACGCCTGACAGCCCCGGACGCGGGCGACGCTCTGGACTCCTCCGAGGGGTTGACCATCGTGGCTGTCAACGCTCCGACGCCATCACGCGGTGCCAACGGAGCGTGGACCGCGCCGGAAACGGATCGCATCTGCATCCCGTCCAGCTATCGCCGCCCCGGCCTGCTCGTTTTCACAGCCACGGACGACAGTCTGTCTCCGGTCATCAGGCGGGGTGCTTACGTCGGCGTCGAAACGCGGCGCAGGAACATCGCCGAGGGCGACGTTCACGCCGTGCTCCTGCCCGAGGTGGGACTCGTTTTCCGGCGGGTCTTCGTGGATATCGGACGCGGGGCGCTTCGGCTCCAGGGCGAGGGCAAGGGCGTCTTCGACCTGCATTTGCCGTTGGACAGAAAGGACGAACGACTCGTGGGCCGCGTGGCCTGGACCATGCAAGAAATATAG
- a CDS encoding LexA family transcriptional regulator, with product MARHDIGFGAVSLEEPFFPYGEMGDELFAERFQRLMQAVEAGSAAELAKTLGIKHQAVSAARKRRQVPLNWLLLVSEGRGVSLDWLFYGLGEMRLPDEKSPPPPTIVSLDGYARPLGERTASREPPADDGFAPKAVYEAGQLVVLPRVLPRLHPGSALLEKDESQPGVAFQHFWLTARGQVRGMVVMEMQGTHMEPTIAHKSLLLLDRSRTEVVPGGIYALAIGAEVVIKRLDRLPGSLVLASDNPSVPPREVPWPAAEPMVLARVLWAARDLG from the coding sequence ATGGCGCGGCATGACATCGGATTCGGGGCCGTATCCCTGGAGGAACCTTTTTTCCCGTATGGCGAGATGGGCGACGAACTGTTCGCGGAACGATTCCAGCGTCTGATGCAGGCCGTGGAGGCCGGGTCGGCGGCGGAACTGGCCAAGACCCTGGGTATCAAACACCAGGCGGTGTCGGCCGCGCGCAAGCGCCGTCAGGTGCCGCTCAATTGGCTGCTTCTGGTCTCGGAGGGGCGAGGCGTGTCGCTGGATTGGCTGTTCTATGGCCTGGGCGAGATGCGGCTGCCCGACGAGAAGAGCCCTCCGCCGCCGACGATCGTCAGTCTGGATGGATATGCGCGGCCGCTCGGTGAGAGGACTGCCAGCCGCGAGCCTCCGGCCGACGACGGCTTCGCGCCGAAAGCGGTATACGAGGCGGGCCAACTCGTGGTGTTGCCGCGCGTTTTGCCCCGTCTGCATCCTGGCTCGGCGCTCCTCGAAAAGGATGAAAGCCAGCCCGGCGTGGCTTTTCAGCATTTCTGGCTTACGGCCAGGGGGCAGGTGCGCGGCATGGTGGTCATGGAGATGCAAGGGACGCACATGGAGCCAACCATCGCCCACAAGAGCCTGCTTCTCCTCGACCGCTCGCGGACCGAGGTCGTGCCCGGCGGTATCTATGCCCTGGCCATCGGCGCGGAAGTCGTGATCAAGCGCCTCGATCGCCTGCCCGGCAGTCTGGTCCTGGCTTCGGACAATCCGTCCGTGCCTCCGCGCGAGGTGCCCTGGCCCGCCGCAGAGCCGATGGTGCTGGCGCGGGTGCTGTGGGCCGCGCGTGACCTGGGCTGA
- the rnc gene encoding ribonuclease III — protein sequence MSETAEQTQRPQTSLSTLESVLGHSFARRELLVLALTHSSHVNENGGQAESNERLEFLGDAVVELVVSDELFRRFPVEREGELTRLRARMVREQSLAEVARELGLPAHILLGRGEEAQGGRQRDALLADALEAVIGAVYMDGGFAAAMRCVHRIMAEHWPESPDLPKVKDPKTRLQEVTQQLFKARPEYAPAGMHGPDHAKIYEIVVRLPDGREFRAQGASKKKAEQGAAEQALDALVPANNDRS from the coding sequence ATGTCCGAGACAGCCGAACAGACACAGCGCCCCCAAACGTCCCTCAGCACGCTCGAAAGCGTTCTGGGACACTCATTCGCCCGGCGCGAGCTTCTCGTGCTCGCCCTGACCCACTCCTCCCACGTCAACGAGAACGGCGGCCAGGCCGAGAGCAATGAGCGCCTTGAATTTCTGGGCGACGCGGTGGTGGAACTGGTCGTTTCCGACGAGTTGTTCAGGCGCTTCCCCGTGGAGCGCGAGGGCGAACTGACGCGGCTGCGGGCGCGAATGGTGCGCGAGCAGAGTCTGGCCGAGGTGGCACGCGAACTGGGATTGCCCGCGCATATCCTGCTCGGCAGGGGAGAAGAGGCGCAAGGGGGCAGGCAGCGCGACGCGCTCTTGGCCGACGCCCTGGAGGCAGTCATCGGCGCCGTCTACATGGACGGCGGGTTCGCCGCCGCGATGCGCTGCGTGCATCGCATAATGGCCGAGCACTGGCCCGAAAGCCCCGACCTGCCGAAAGTCAAGGATCCCAAGACCCGCCTGCAGGAAGTCACGCAACAACTCTTCAAGGCCCGCCCCGAGTACGCGCCGGCCGGGATGCACGGCCCCGACCACGCCAAGATCTACGAGATTGTCGTCCGGCTGCCCGACGGCCGCGAGTTCCGAGCCCAGGGCGCGAGCAAGAAAAAGGCGGAGCAAGGCGCCGCCGAACAGGCGCTTGACGCCCTCGTCCCCGCGAACAACGATCGATCCTGA